A region from the Sutcliffiella horikoshii genome encodes:
- a CDS encoding VOC family protein, producing the protein MQKTIPIKNQMNGVFIHVANLKKSAEWYINLLGLEVDLDTVESPVYNIPLKGTTSLTLDDHTFDPTFKHEPSTAPLFNLYTPDIDEAYQFIQKKGIEVVREIERVGETAWFNIKDPDRNVVMICNC; encoded by the coding sequence ATGCAAAAAACAATTCCAATAAAAAATCAAATGAACGGTGTATTTATCCATGTTGCAAATCTCAAAAAATCCGCAGAATGGTACATCAACCTGTTGGGGTTAGAAGTGGACCTTGATACTGTCGAGTCTCCTGTGTATAACATCCCCTTGAAGGGAACCACTTCTCTGACACTTGATGATCATACATTTGATCCTACGTTTAAGCATGAACCAAGTACCGCACCATTGTTTAATTTGTACACACCAGACATTGACGAGGCATATCAATTTATTCAGAAAAAAGGGATTGAAGTGGTACGTGAAATAGAAAGGGTGGGGGAAACGGCATGGTTCAATATTAAGGATCCTGACCGAAACGTGGTGATGATCTGTAATTGCTGA
- the gvpA gene encoding gas vesicle structural protein GvpA encodes MSVQKSTDSSSLAEVIDRILDKGIVIDAFVRVSLVGIEILTVEARVVIASVDTWLRYAEAVGLLRDEVQEEGLANRNQEGQFSF; translated from the coding sequence ATGAGTGTTCAAAAAAGTACAGACAGTTCAAGTCTAGCAGAAGTAATTGATCGGATTCTTGATAAAGGAATCGTGATTGACGCATTTGTAAGAGTTTCATTGGTAGGAATTGAAATTCTTACAGTAGAAGCACGTGTGGTAATTGCAAGTGTGGATACATGGTTAAGGTACGCAGAAGCGGTTGGTCTTTTACGTGATGAAGTCCAGGAAGAAGGTCTAGCTAATAGAAATCAAGAAGGCCAATTCAGTTTTTAA
- the htpG gene encoding molecular chaperone HtpG, with protein sequence MTKKEFQAESKRLLEMMINSIYSQREVFLRELISNASDAMDKIYYRALTDDSLTFDKDNYFVKVIPNKENRTLTIVDTGIGMTKEELEANLGVIARSGSLAFKKENEIKDGHDIIGQFGVGFYAAFMVADVVTVTSRALGNDEAYRWESEGADGYTIVPAEKDSVGTEIVLKIKENTEDESYDEYLEEYRLKSIIKKYSDFIRYPIKMDVTTSKPKADNEEELEEVTEEQTINSMIPIWRKNKSELIDEDYEKFYNEKHYGFDKPLKHLHISVDGTIRYNSILYIPESIPFDYYSKEFEKGLELYSSGVLIMNKCADLLPDHFSFVKGLVDSEDLSLNISREMLQQDRQLKFIAKNLAKKIKSSLLGMMKDEREKYEKFFEAFGRQLKYGVYAEYGANKEQLQDLLMFYSSTEKKLVTLDEYISRMKEDQKYIYYATGESKERIEKLPQTELVSDKGYEMLYFTEDIDEFAIKMLMNYKEKEFKNVSSGDLGIDSEEDDKQTESEQEANKEMFQAMKEILADKVSAVKVSKRLKTHPVCLSTEGEVTIEMEKILSAMPDNQNIKANKVLEINTTHDVFASLKNAHEGDREKLALYTNLLYSQALLIEGLPLEDPVEFTNDVCKVMV encoded by the coding sequence ATGACAAAGAAAGAATTCCAAGCTGAATCAAAACGACTGCTAGAAATGATGATCAACTCCATCTACTCCCAGCGTGAGGTTTTTCTACGAGAGCTTATTTCCAATGCAAGTGATGCGATGGACAAAATTTATTATCGCGCATTGACAGATGATTCTCTTACATTCGATAAAGACAACTACTTTGTAAAAGTGATCCCAAATAAAGAAAATAGAACCTTAACCATTGTGGATACAGGTATTGGGATGACAAAAGAGGAACTAGAAGCAAACCTTGGAGTTATTGCAAGAAGTGGTTCCCTGGCGTTTAAAAAAGAAAACGAAATCAAGGACGGACATGACATCATCGGCCAATTTGGTGTCGGCTTCTATGCGGCATTCATGGTTGCGGATGTAGTAACCGTGACAAGTAGAGCCCTTGGCAACGATGAGGCGTATAGATGGGAATCAGAAGGTGCAGATGGCTACACAATCGTACCTGCCGAGAAAGATTCTGTCGGTACGGAAATCGTTCTGAAAATAAAAGAGAATACAGAAGACGAAAGCTACGACGAGTACTTAGAAGAGTACAGATTAAAGTCCATCATCAAAAAGTATTCCGACTTCATCCGCTACCCAATTAAGATGGATGTTACAACTTCCAAACCGAAAGCGGACAATGAAGAAGAACTAGAAGAAGTGACAGAAGAGCAGACCATTAACAGCATGATCCCAATCTGGCGTAAAAATAAATCTGAGCTAATAGATGAAGATTATGAGAAATTTTATAATGAAAAGCACTATGGTTTTGACAAACCGTTAAAGCATCTTCATATAAGCGTAGATGGTACGATTCGCTATAATTCTATTCTGTATATCCCGGAGAGCATTCCATTTGATTACTACTCCAAGGAATTTGAAAAAGGATTGGAGCTATATTCCAGTGGCGTATTGATCATGAACAAGTGTGCCGACTTACTGCCTGATCATTTCAGTTTTGTGAAAGGGCTGGTGGATTCTGAGGACCTGTCCCTTAACATCTCTCGTGAAATGCTGCAGCAAGATCGTCAGCTGAAGTTCATCGCGAAGAATCTCGCGAAGAAAATCAAGAGTTCCTTGCTTGGCATGATGAAGGACGAGCGCGAGAAATACGAGAAATTCTTCGAGGCATTCGGCCGTCAATTGAAGTATGGGGTTTATGCTGAATATGGCGCTAACAAAGAGCAGTTGCAAGACTTGCTGATGTTCTATTCTTCCACAGAGAAGAAGCTGGTGACGTTGGATGAGTATATCTCCCGCATGAAAGAGGACCAAAAGTACATTTATTATGCAACTGGTGAGTCCAAAGAAAGAATAGAAAAGCTTCCACAAACGGAGCTTGTATCTGATAAAGGATACGAAATGCTTTACTTCACGGAGGACATTGATGAATTTGCTATCAAGATGCTGATGAATTACAAAGAAAAAGAATTCAAAAATGTATCAAGCGGAGATCTTGGTATTGATTCAGAAGAAGATGACAAGCAAACGGAATCCGAGCAGGAAGCAAACAAGGAAATGTTCCAAGCGATGAAGGAAATCCTTGCTGATAAAGTTTCAGCGGTTAAGGTATCTAAACGCTTAAAAACACATCCAGTCTGTCTTTCAACTGAAGGGGAAGTAACCATTGAGATGGAGAAAATTCTAAGCGCGATGCCTGATAATCAAAATATCAAAGCGAATAAGGTGCTGGAAATCAATACAACTCATGACGTGTTTGCGTCATTGAAGAATGCGCATGAAGGTGACCGTGAGAAACTTGCGTTGTACACGAACTTACTATACAGCCAAGCATTGCTGATTGAAGGATTGCCGTTAGAGGATCCTGTTGAGTTTACCAATGATGTATGTAAAGTGATGGTGTAA